Proteins co-encoded in one Cryptomeria japonica chloroplast, complete genome genomic window:
- the petN gene encoding cytochrome b6/f complex subunit VIII, with product MDIVGIAWAALMVVFTFSLSLVVWGRSGL from the coding sequence ATGGATATAGTCGGTATCGCTTGGGCTGCTCTAATGGTAGTTTTTACTTTTTCTCTTTCACTCGTAGTATGGGGTAGAAGTGGGCTTTAA
- the rpoB gene encoding RNA polymerase beta subunit (one of four subunits of the minimal PEP RNA polymerase catalytic core) → MRLDENKGIFTIPEFGKIQLEGFDRFIEQGLIEELNKFSKIESPKKKRKFLLFGNEYKLTEPSIKERDAVYMSLTYHCQLYVPARLIKKTKTREKIKNRMILYLGDIPLMNSKGTFVINGNYRVVVNQILRSPGIYYTWERKPSGNIIYIGTIISDWGGRSRLEIKKKTKKIWIRVSRKKKISVLLFLLAMGLNSKDIFNYKNILAFFKYSEEYYTYFYWYGGKEEAILELYKELYISDEIEKENCEFSDIYEKVRAFFRMKCALGKNGRRNPNKKLSLDIPENEIFSLPHDVLAAVDYLIKVRFGTGTPDDIDHLQNRYIRSVADLLQEQLRFALIDFREAIEKTILSASTNPKKRITNKLETLIPLTETFQDFFGLHPLSQFLDQTNPLAEIVHSRKVSSLGPGGLTSRTSTFRTRDIHPSHYGRICPITTSEGINVGLIGSLSIYATLGHYGSLQSPFYRLSERSNEEQMVYLLPGEDEYYRIATGNSLALNQGVPEEQFTPARFQQEFLFFAWDQIHFRSIFPSQYFSVGVCLIPFIEHNDANRALMGSNMQRQAVPLVQPEKCIVGTGLEGQAALDSGSVAIAKQGGKIKYIDGENITITSSVARNNIETELILYQRSNSDTCMHQKPRVRQGEYVKRGQIIADSAATAGGELSLGKNILVAYMPWEGYNFEDAILISERLVYQDIFTSFQIVRYEIGVYFTNQGPEVITREIPHLDAYLLRHLDENGLVMIGSWIETGDVLVGKLILEAEEDSLLNTPEGKLLQALFDIKAPTGKENCFRVPKGVKGRVIDVRCFQEFEEDDYLGDIVEKVHVYILQKRKIQVGDKVAGRHGNKGIISKILPRQDMPYLQNGTPVDMVLNPLGVPSRMNVGQIFECLLGLAGKLMNKHYRLAPFDERYEREASRKLVFSELYKASEQTANPWVFEPDHPGKHRLIDGRTGKVFEQPVTIGIAYISKLCHQVDDKIHARSSGPYTLVTQQPLKGKSHRGGQRVGEMEVWALQGFGVAYILHEMLTLKSDHMDTREKIFGAIFNGEPMPKPSTPTESFRLLSRELRSLALELNHTILSEIDFQIDKKEV, encoded by the coding sequence ATGCGATTAGATGAAAATAAAGGAATATTTACAATTCCCGAATTTGGTAAAATACAACTTGAAGGATTTGATCGTTTTATCGAGCAAGGCTTAATAGAAGAACTCAATAAGTTTTCAAAAATTGAAAGCCCAAAAAAAAAAAGAAAATTTCTCCTTTTTGGGAATGAATATAAATTAACAGAACCTTCCATTAAAGAGAGAGATGCTGTATATATGTCTCTTACATATCACTGTCAATTATATGTACCAGCAAGATTGATTAAGAAAACTAAAACTCGTGAAAAGATAAAGAACCGGATGATTTTATATCTGGGAGATATTCCTTTAATGAATTCTAAAGGAACTTTTGTAATAAATGGAAATTACAGAGTCGTGGTCAATCAAATATTAAGAAGTCCCGGTATTTATTACACTTGGGAACGAAAACCGTCGGGAAACATTATCTATATTGGCACAATAATTTCAGATTGGGGAGGAAGATCAAGATTAGAGATCAAGAAAAAAACAAAAAAGATATGGATTCGTGTAAGCAGAAAAAAAAAAATTTCTGTGTTGCTTTTCTTATTGGCTATGGGTCTAAATTCCAAAGATATTTTCAACTATAAGAATATCTTAGCATTTTTCAAGTACTCGGAGGAGTATTATACATATTTCTATTGGTATGGCGGGAAGGAAGAAGCCATCTTGGAACTTTATAAAGAGCTCTACATAAGTGACGAGATAGAAAAAGAAAATTGTGAATTTTCCGATATATATGAAAAAGTAAGAGCATTTTTTCGAATGAAATGTGCATTAGGAAAGAATGGTCGACGAAATCCGAATAAAAAGCTAAGTCTTGATATACCCGAGAATGAAATTTTTTCATTACCGCACGATGTATTGGCTGCTGTGGATTACCTCATCAAAGTGCGATTTGGAACGGGTACACCCGATGATATAGATCACCTACAAAATCGATATATTCGTTCTGTAGCAGATTTATTACAAGAGCAGTTACGATTCGCCCTAATTGATTTCAGAGAAGCAATTGAAAAAACTATATTATCTGCATCAACCAATCCTAAAAAGAGAATAACTAATAAATTGGAAACGTTAATTCCATTAACGGAAACTTTTCAAGATTTTTTTGGTTTACACCCTTTATCACAATTTTTGGATCAAACTAATCCATTGGCAGAAATAGTTCATAGTCGAAAAGTGAGCTCTTTGGGCCCTGGAGGATTGACAAGTCGAACGTCTACTTTTCGTACACGGGATATTCATCCTAGTCATTATGGACGTATTTGTCCGATTACGACATCTGAAGGAATAAATGTTGGGCTTATTGGATCGTTATCTATTTATGCAACGCTTGGTCATTACGGCTCTTTACAAAGTCCATTCTATAGGCTATCTGAGAGATCGAACGAAGAACAAATGGTTTATCTATTACCGGGAGAAGATGAATACTACCGGATAGCTACAGGAAATTCTCTGGCATTAAATCAAGGGGTTCCAGAGGAACAATTTACTCCAGCTCGATTTCAACAAGAATTTTTATTTTTTGCATGGGACCAAATTCATTTCAGAAGTATTTTTCCTTCCCAATATTTTTCCGTTGGAGTTTGCCTTATTCCTTTTATCGAGCATAATGATGCGAATCGTGCTTTAATGGGTTCTAATATGCAGCGTCAAGCAGTTCCACTTGTTCAACCTGAGAAGTGTATTGTCGGAACTGGATTGGAGGGTCAAGCAGCTCTAGATTCAGGAAGTGTAGCTATAGCTAAGCAAGGGGGAAAAATAAAGTATATTGATGGTGAAAATATCACCATAACTTCATCTGTTGCTCGAAACAATATAGAAACAGAATTGATTCTATATCAACGTTCTAATAGCGATACTTGTATGCATCAAAAACCCCGAGTTCGCCAAGGGGAGTATGTAAAGAGGGGACAAATTATAGCAGACAGTGCAGCTACAGCAGGGGGAGAACTTTCTTTGGGAAAAAACATCTTAGTGGCCTATATGCCATGGGAAGGATACAATTTTGAAGATGCAATACTTATTAGTGAACGTCTGGTATATCAAGACATTTTTACTTCTTTCCAGATCGTAAGATACGAAATTGGAGTTTATTTTACGAACCAGGGCCCTGAAGTAATAACTAGAGAAATACCTCATTTAGATGCTTACTTACTTCGTCATCTGGACGAAAACGGCCTTGTAATGATAGGATCTTGGATAGAAACAGGTGATGTATTAGTAGGTAAATTGATACTGGAAGCAGAAGAAGACTCACTATTAAATACTCCAGAAGGAAAATTATTACAAGCTTTATTTGATATTAAGGCACCTACTGGAAAAGAAAATTGTTTTAGAGTCCCTAAAGGTGTAAAAGGTCGAGTTATCGATGTGAGATGCTTTCAGGAGTTCGAGGAAGACGATTATCTCGGCGATATTGTAGAAAAAGTTCATGTATATATTTTACAAAAACGTAAAATACAAGTAGGCGATAAAGTAGCTGGAAGGCATGGTAATAAAGGTATTATTTCAAAAATTTTGCCCAGGCAAGATATGCCTTATTTACAGAATGGAACACCAGTGGACATGGTATTAAATCCATTAGGGGTACCTTCACGAATGAATGTAGGACAGATCTTTGAATGTTTGCTTGGTTTAGCAGGAAAACTAATGAACAAACATTACAGACTAGCACCTTTTGACGAAAGGTACGAGCGAGAAGCTTCTAGAAAACTAGTCTTCTCTGAGCTTTATAAAGCTAGCGAGCAAACAGCTAATCCATGGGTATTTGAACCTGATCATCCTGGAAAACATAGATTAATTGATGGAAGAACAGGAAAGGTATTTGAACAACCTGTTACAATAGGAATAGCTTATATATCGAAATTGTGCCATCAAGTTGATGACAAAATTCATGCACGTTCCAGTGGACCTTATACACTGGTTACACAACAACCTCTCAAAGGAAAATCCCACCGAGGAGGGCAACGAGTAGGAGAAATGGAAGTTTGGGCTTTACAAGGTTTTGGTGTTGCTTATATCTTACACGAGATGCTTACTTTAAAATCTGACCATATGGATACTCGTGAAAAAATATTTGGTGCCATTTTCAACGGAGAACCAATGCCTAAACCTAGCACTCCTACAGAATCTTTCCGATTGCTCAGTAGAGAACTACGATCTTTAGCTCTAGAATTGAATCATACTATTCTATCTGAGATAGACTTTCAGATAGATAAGAAGGAAGTTTGA
- the rpoC1 gene encoding RNA polymerase beta yields MSDQDKHEQLRIGLVSPEQILAWSERILPNGERVGQVTTERTLDYRTYEPVRDGLFCERIFGPKKRGVCACVKPRMMENDKENYNSNFCTQCGVELAIDPRIRRYRMGYIKLACPVVHIWYFKRRPSYIADLLDKTRKELEDPVYCDVCITRPTAKKPTLLRFQGLRPSKYESWAEKIAYYLSWDFGLVQEREIATGGKAIREQLAGLDLQMIIDRSYIEWKEIDEVISILFSEPENLFSNRKIYAQFKEQKLQKLRRRKDLLVRRMRFAKYFLRTNVEPQWMVLCLLPVLPPDLRPMFQLNEGGVITSDLNELYQTVIRRNNNVLQFIETTSAFLIPDLLPDQKKLVQQAVDALLDNSIGTQPVRDSHDRPYKSFSDFIQGKEGRFRENLLGKRVDYSGRSVIVVGPLLSLYQCGLPREIAIELFQAFLIRDLVERQIAPNLRAAKFLIRDRGPIIWNVLKQIMQKHPILLNRAPTLHRLGIQAFIPVLINERAIRLHPLVCAGFNADFDGDQMAVHVPLSMEAQVEARLLMFSHLNLISPTIGDPICVPTQDMLLGLYRSTLQKNQGIYENRYHPNSSKKKIVSPSFYSYDDALKAYEQKQIDLDSPLWLRWGREIDTSIINSVNRELPIEVQYECLGTFYEIYDHFRIRKGRVGEILNKYIRTTVGRIRFNREIEEAIKGLWTYDIRQEMLLFRI; encoded by the exons ATGAGTGACCAGGATAAACACGAACAACTTCGAATTGGATTAGTTTCCCCCGAGCAGATTCTCGCTTGGTCTGAAAGAATATTACCTAATGGAGAAAGAGTCGGACAAGTTACTACAGAACGCACTTTAGATTATAGAACTTATGAACCAGTAAGAGATGGATTATTTTGTGAAAGAATATTTGGACCTAAGAAAAGGGGAGTTTGTGCTTGTGTAAAACCTCGAATGATGGAAAATGACAAGGAAAACTACAACTCCAATTTTTGTACTCAATGTGGAGTTGAACTTGCTATTGATCCTCGAATTCGAAGATATCGAATGGGATACATTAAACTGGCATGTCCAGTTGTTCATATTTGGTATTTCAAACGACGCCCCAGTTATATCGCGGATCTATTAGATAAAACTCGTAAAGAATTAGAAGACCCAGTATACTGCGATG TTTGTATTACTAGGCCCACAGCTAAAAAGCCAACTTTATTGCGATTTCAGGGTTTACGTCCATCTAAGTATGAATCCTGGGCAGAAAAGATTGCTTATTATCTCTCTTGGGATTTTGGGCTAGTTCAAGAGCGAGAAATTGCCACTGGAGGAAAAGCTATCAGAGAACAATTAGCTGGTCTAGATCTGCAAATGATTATAGATCGTTCATATATAGAATGGAAGGAAATAGATGAGGTAATATCTATATTATTTTCGGAGCCAGAGAATCTATTTAGTAATAGAAAAATATATGCTCAATTTAAGGAGCAAAAACTTCAAAAACTTCGAAGAAGAAAGGATCTTTTGGTTAGACGGATGAGATTTGCTAAATATTTTCTTCGAACAAATGTAGAACCACAATGGATGGTTCTATGCCTATTACCAGTTCTTCCTCCCGACCTGAGGCCAATGTTTCAATTAAATGAAGGTGGAGTGATTACTTCGGATCTTAATGAACTTTATCAAACGGTTATCCGTCGAAATAATAATGTTTTACAATTCATAGAAACCACTAGTGCATTTCTAATACCGGATTTATTGCCTGACCAAAAGAAATTAGTCCAACAAGCCGTAGATGCACTTCTTGATAACAGTATAGGCACACAACCGGTGAGAGATAGTCACGATAGACCTTATAAATCGTTCTCAGATTTCATCCAAGGTAAAGAAGGAAGATTCCGTGAAAATTTACTTGGAAAACGGGTCGATTATTCAGGTCGTTCTGTTATTGTGGTAGGTCCCCTTCTCTCATTGTATCAATGTGGATTGCCCCGAGAAATCGCAATAGAGCTTTTTCAAGCATTTTTAATTCGTGATCTGGTTGAACGACAGATTGCTCCCAATCTAAGAGCTGCTAAATTTTTAATTCGAGATAGGGGACCTATTATATGGAACGTACTTAAACAGATTATGCAAAAACATCCCATATTGTTAAATCGAGCACCCACCTTACACAGATTAGGAATACAAGCGTTTATACCTGTTTTAATAAACGAACGTGCCATTCGGTTACACCCATTGGTTTGTGCAGGATTTAATGCGGACTTTGACGGAGATCAGATGGCTGTCCACGTACCTTTATCTATGGAAGCTCAAGTAGAAGCTCGTTTACTTATGTTTTCTCATCTCAATCTTATCTCTCCAACCATAGGAGATCCTATTTGTGTACCGACTCAAGATATGCTTCTAGGACTTTATAGATCAACTCTTCAAAAAAACCAGGGTATTTATGAAAATAGGTACCATCCAAATAGCTCAAAAAAGAAGATCGTCTCGCCTTCGTTTTATAGCTATGATGATGCGCTTAAAGCTTATGAACAAAAACAAATTGATTTAGACAGTCCTTTATGGCTCCGATGGGGGAGAGAGATAGATACCTCTATTATTAATTCAGTAAACCGAGAACTTCCTATCGAAGTTCAATATGAATGTTTAGGTACCTTCTACGAAATCTATGATCATTTTCGAATAAGAAAAGGTAGAGTGGGGGAAATACTTAATAAATACATTCGAACAACCGTTGGTCGCATTCGTTTTAATCGAGAAATAGAAGAAGCTATAAAAGGCTTGTGGACTTATGATATCCGACAAGAAATGTTACTATTCAGAATTTAA
- the rpoC2 gene encoding RNA polymerase beta' subunit: MTQNPVKFVHPFPFEVPFFNKGMDKFVMKHLIRRFVNQFGMTYTSHILDQLKILGFQQATDAAISLGIDDLLTTPSKAWLIQDAQQRGFASERHHDYGNVHAVEKLRQLIEVWHATSEYLRREMNPNFRMTDPLNPVHMMSFSGARGSTSQVHQLVGMRGLMSDPRGKIVDLPIQGNFREGLSLTEYIISCYGARKGVVDTSIRTADAGYLTRRLVEVVQHLVVRKVDCGTIQGLFVNLIQDRETIKNKFVLQTLIGRVLADDVYIHGRCIATRNEDIGIKLANQLYYFQVQPIYIRTPFTCKSIYWICQLCYGRNTTHSNLIELGEAVGIIAGQSIGEPGTQLTLRTFHTGGVFTGDIAEHVRAPFTGKIEFNENLVYPTRTRHGHPAYICYNSLDVTINNQYEVQNLTIPPESLLFIQNNQLVESEQVIAEVRAKRSPFKEKVKKHIYSDLTGEMHRSIPMSNLILETTHLWVLSGSIYESVVVPFSSDQDQVDIPELLLDKHKSLSNYSVDQVKHESVDSNCFEKGKKILNYFETDRTIPNEHKDSIYSAILFENTHMSVKKEKNKLIVPLWCDKQWGKRRIPCPDFIFRIPRGQGILLNKKHIFAFLNDPRSKMIKYGNILGGYSIEKKRNSLENQLDGGPRLKIKKTYASLISVGTNEIIINMIQISLLKYPFFNIAKRENIASSPFLFHNKLGHTNLNDQSKLLSKGTIRSLPNENKKDESFTILSPSDFLQIVLFHDLKCLNTVKKLDANKKRIELSGLLGHLHSIANRFPYSHFMTYKKVLLTERSISNNDSNNFQLAKCYFMDEKREIYQFDSCRNIIFDFFNLNLYFCLSNFFEKTFSVVSLGQFCSESIWISEDKQLQGSGQIVVVHEESFVIRLAKPYLGARGATLNSYYGKILSQGDTLITMLYERLKSDDIIQGLPKVEQLSEARSNTSISKNRKKRFQKLNRYLAIFFGNFWGSFTSVRMTMEDSQNQLVDEIQKVYRSQGVQISDKHIEIIVRQITSKVLVVDVDRSENKNWENGLGSLFLPGELVGLSRVQRMDRALEKRINYRTILLGMTNASLNTQSFLSEASFQETAQVLAKSALQGRIDWLKGLKENVILGGMIPVGTGFNRLVKRSKMNSRTSQKSLFINKVEDFFFEHQDQALILSLKQKETSKNKKETSKNKKETSKNKKETSKNKKETSKNKKETSKNKKEASKNKK, from the coding sequence ATGACACAAAATCCCGTCAAATTTGTCCATCCCTTTCCCTTTGAAGTGCCCTTTTTTAATAAAGGGATGGATAAATTTGTTATGAAGCACCTTATTAGAAGATTCGTAAATCAATTTGGAATGACATATACATCACATATATTAGATCAACTGAAGATTTTAGGTTTCCAGCAAGCTACTGACGCAGCTATTTCATTAGGAATTGATGATCTTTTAACAACACCATCTAAAGCATGGCTTATCCAAGATGCGCAGCAACGAGGGTTTGCTTCAGAAAGACATCATGATTATGGGAATGTACATGCAGTAGAAAAATTACGTCAATTGATTGAGGTATGGCATGCTACCAGTGAATATTTGAGACGAGAAATGAATCCGAATTTTAGGATGACTGATCCTCTTAATCCAGTACATATGATGTCCTTTTCAGGAGCTAGAGGAAGTACATCCCAGGTTCACCAATTAGTAGGTATGAGAGGATTAATGTCGGATCCTCGAGGAAAAATTGTTGATCTACCCATTCAAGGGAATTTCCGCGAAGGACTTTCTTTAACGGAATATATTATTTCATGTTACGGTGCTCGTAAAGGAGTTGTGGATACTTCTATACGAACAGCAGATGCTGGATACCTCACACGTAGACTTGTTGAAGTAGTACAACACCTCGTTGTACGTAAAGTAGATTGTGGTACTATCCAAGGTCTTTTTGTAAATCTCATTCAAGATCGAGAAACAATCAAAAATAAATTTGTTCTACAAACACTAATTGGTCGTGTATTAGCAGACGATGTATATATACACGGGAGATGTATTGCCACGCGCAATGAAGATATTGGAATTAAACTTGCCAATCAATTATATTATTTCCAAGTACAACCAATATATATACGAACCCCTTTTACTTGCAAAAGTATATATTGGATTTGTCAATTATGTTATGGTCGGAATACTACTCATAGCAACTTAATCGAATTAGGAGAAGCAGTCGGCATTATTGCAGGCCAATCAATTGGAGAACCGGGAACTCAACTAACACTAAGGACTTTTCATACTGGTGGAGTATTCACGGGTGATATTGCAGAACATGTACGAGCCCCGTTCACCGGAAAAATTGAATTCAATGAAAATTTGGTTTATCCTACCCGTACCCGTCATGGGCATCCTGCTTATATATGTTATAATAGTTTAGACGTGACTATCAATAATCAATATGAAGTACAAAACTTAACGATTCCGCCAGAAAGTTTGCTATTCATTCAGAATAATCAACTCGTCGAATCGGAACAAGTAATTGCCGAGGTTCGTGCTAAAAGATCCCCCTTTAAAGAAAAAGTAAAGAAACATATATATTCTGACTTGACAGGAGAAATGCACCGGAGTATCCCTATGTCTAATTTGATATTAGAGACAACTCATTTATGGGTATTATCGGGAAGTATATATGAATCCGTTGTAGTACCTTTTTCTTCAGATCAAGATCAAGTGGATATTCCAGAACTTCTTCTTGACAAACATAAATCACTTTCAAATTATTCGGTGGATCAAGTGAAACACGAATCAGTTGACTCAAACTGTTTTGAAAAAGGAAAAAAAATCTTGAATTATTTCGAAACTGATCGAACCATACCTAACGAACATAAAGACTCTATCTATTCCGCCATTCTTTTTGAAAATACCCATATGAGTGTAAAAAAGGAAAAAAATAAACTCATCGTACCATTATGGTGTGATAAACAATGGGGAAAGCGAAGAATTCCTTGTCCTGATTTCATTTTTAGAATACCCAGAGGACAAGGTATTTTACTAAATAAAAAGCACATTTTTGCTTTTTTGAATGACCCCCGTTCAAAAATGATAAAATATGGGAATATTCTCGGAGGTTATTCAATTGAAAAAAAAAGGAATTCTCTTGAAAATCAATTAGACGGAGGGCCCAGATTAAAAATAAAAAAGACTTATGCTTCTCTTATTTCAGTAGGAACAAATGAGATCATTATCAATATGATTCAAATTAGCTTGCTGAAATACCCTTTTTTCAATATCGCAAAAAGGGAAAATATAGCGAGTTCTCCATTTTTGTTTCATAACAAATTAGGTCACACTAATTTGAATGATCAAAGTAAATTACTGAGTAAGGGAACTATTCGTTCATTACCTAATGAGAATAAAAAAGATGAATCTTTTACTATTCTTTCTCCTTCTGATTTTTTGCAAATCGTTTTGTTTCATGATTTAAAATGCTTGAATACAGTAAAAAAGTTGGATGCAAATAAAAAAAGAATTGAATTGTCAGGTCTCCTGGGTCATTTACATAGTATTGCTAATCGTTTCCCATACTCTCATTTCATGACTTATAAAAAAGTGTTACTAACTGAACGTTCAATTTCTAACAATGACTCGAATAATTTCCAATTAGCTAAATGCTATTTTATGGACGAAAAGAGGGAAATTTATCAATTTGATTCATGCAGGAATATTATTTTCGATTTCTTCAATTTGAATTTGTACTTTTGCCTATCCAATTTTTTTGAAAAAACATTTTCAGTAGTCAGCCTTGGACAATTTTGTTCCGAAAGTATATGGATATCCGAAGATAAACAACTCCAAGGATCTGGTCAAATTGTAGTTGTTCATGAGGAATCTTTCGTCATTAGATTAGCTAAACCCTATTTGGGTGCTCGAGGAGCAACTCTTAATAGTTATTATGGGAAAATTCTTTCCCAAGGAGATACATTAATAACTATGTTATACGAAAGATTAAAATCCGATGATATAATTCAAGGTCTTCCTAAAGTTGAACAATTGTCAGAAGCCCGCTCAAATACTTCAATATCAAAAAATCGAAAAAAAAGATTTCAAAAATTGAACAGATACCTAGCAATATTTTTTGGAAACTTTTGGGGGTCATTCACCAGTGTTAGAATGACTATGGAGGATAGTCAGAATCAGTTGGTCGATGAAATTCAAAAGGTTTATCGATCCCAGGGGGTACAAATTTCTGATAAACATATAGAAATTATTGTTCGCCAAATTACATCGAAAGTTTTAGTTGTAGATGTCGACAGGTCCGAAAATAAAAATTGGGAAAATGGACTAGGTAGTCTTTTTTTACCCGGAGAACTCGTTGGATTATCACGAGTACAAAGAATGGATCGCGCTCTAGAAAAAAGAATAAACTATCGAACCATTTTATTGGGAATGACAAACGCATCTCTGAATACTCAAAGTTTTCTGTCAGAAGCGAGTTTTCAGGAGACTGCTCAGGTCCTAGCTAAATCTGCTCTTCAAGGTCGCATTGATTGGTTGAAGGGCTTGAAGGAAAATGTTATTCTCGGGGGAATGATACCTGTCGGTACTGGATTCAACCGTTTGGTAAAACGGAGCAAAATGAATTCGAGAACGAGTCAAAAAAGTCTATTTATCAATAAAGTCGAAGATTTTTTTTTTGAGCATCAAGATCAAGCCTTGATTTTATCTCTTAAACAAAAAGAAACTAGTAAAAATAAAAAAGAAACTAGTAAAAATAAAAAAGAAACTAGTAAAAATAAAAAAGAAACTAGTAAAAATAAAAAAGAAACTAGTAAAAATAAAAAAGAAACTAGTAAAAATAAAAAAGAAGCTAGTAAAAATAAAAAATAA
- the rps2 gene encoding ribosomal protein S2, translating to MTKKNWNINLKEMVKVGVHFGHETRKWNPKMAPYIFKERKDNHILNLTYTARFLSEACDFVFDGAKRGKQFMIVGTKHQTADAAKLAALAARCHYVNKKWLAGMLTNWFTTEARLEKFKNLTKKKNTGGFDGFTKKEAAILKRELNKLQEDLGGIRYMTKLPDIVIILDQKGEYTAIRECRTLGIPTICLVDTDCDPDLVDIPIPANDDGRGPIRLILNKLILAIRAGRELYYKK from the coding sequence ATGACGAAAAAAAATTGGAACATCAATTTGAAAGAGATGGTAAAAGTAGGAGTTCATTTTGGTCATGAGACCAGAAAATGGAATCCTAAAATGGCACCTTACATTTTTAAAGAACGTAAAGATAATCATATTCTAAATTTAACTTACACCGCTCGTTTTTTATCAGAAGCCTGTGATTTTGTGTTTGATGGAGCAAAAAGAGGAAAACAATTTATGATAGTTGGTACAAAACATCAAACAGCTGATGCTGCTAAATTAGCTGCTTTAGCAGCTCGATGTCATTATGTAAATAAAAAATGGCTCGCGGGTATGTTAACTAATTGGTTTACTACAGAAGCAAGACTTGAAAAATTCAAAAATTTAACGAAAAAAAAAAATACGGGAGGATTCGATGGATTTACGAAAAAAGAAGCAGCAATACTCAAGAGAGAATTGAACAAATTGCAGGAAGATCTAGGGGGTATTAGATACATGACAAAATTGCCCGATATTGTAATAATTCTCGATCAAAAAGGAGAATATACTGCTATTCGGGAATGTAGAACTTTGGGTATTCCAACAATTTGCTTAGTTGATACAGATTGTGACCCAGATCTCGTGGATATCCCAATCCCAGCCAATGATGATGGTAGAGGACCAATCCGCCTGATCCTAAATAAATTAATTTTAGCAATTCGCGCGGGTAGAGAATTGTACTATAAAAAGTGA
- the atpI gene encoding ATP synthase CF0 A subunit (ATP synthase CF0 A chain) has translation MDILQFPINMLNYFYEISGVEVGQHFYWQIGGFQVHAQVLITSWIVIAVLLGSATLAVRDPQIIPNGAQNFLEYVLEFVRDLARTQIGEEEYGPWVPFIGTMFLFIFVSNWAGALFPWGIIKLPHGELAAPTNDINTTVALALLTSVAYFYAGFTKRGLGYFGKYIQPTPILLPINILEDFTKPLSLSFRLFGNILADELVVAVLVSLVPIVVPIPVMFLGLFTSGIQALIFATLAAAYIGESMEGHH, from the coding sequence ATGGATATTTTACAATTTCCTATTAACATGCTGAATTATTTCTACGAGATATCCGGTGTGGAAGTAGGTCAGCATTTTTATTGGCAAATAGGGGGGTTTCAAGTTCATGCACAGGTACTTATAACTTCCTGGATTGTAATTGCTGTCTTATTAGGTTCAGCTACTCTAGCTGTTCGAGACCCACAAATCATTCCGAACGGAGCACAAAATTTTTTGGAATATGTTCTCGAATTTGTTCGGGACTTGGCTAGAACTCAGATTGGCGAAGAAGAATATGGTCCCTGGGTTCCTTTTATAGGGACTATGTTTCTATTTATTTTTGTTTCTAACTGGGCAGGTGCTCTTTTTCCTTGGGGAATTATTAAATTACCTCATGGGGAATTAGCCGCACCTACAAATGATATTAATACCACAGTAGCTCTAGCTTTGCTCACATCAGTAGCTTATTTTTATGCAGGTTTTACAAAGAGGGGTTTAGGCTATTTTGGTAAATATATTCAACCAACCCCAATACTTTTACCAATTAACATATTAGAAGATTTTACAAAACCTCTATCACTTAGTTTTCGACTTTTTGGAAATATATTAGCTGACGAATTAGTAGTTGCCGTTCTTGTTTCCTTAGTACCTATAGTGGTACCTATACCTGTAATGTTCCTAGGATTATTTACAAGTGGTATTCAAGCTCTAATCTTTGCAACTCTAGCCGCAGCTTATATAGGCGAATCCATGGAGGGTCATCATTAA
- the atpH gene encoding ATP synthase CF0 C subunit (ATP synthase CF0 C chain), with product MNPLISAASVIAAGLSVGLASIGPGIGQGTAAGQAVEGIARQPEAEGKIRGTLLLSLAFMEALTIYGLVVALALLFANPFV from the coding sequence ATGAATCCTTTGATTTCTGCTGCTTCCGTTATTGCTGCTGGATTATCCGTAGGCCTTGCTTCTATTGGACCTGGCATTGGTCAAGGCACTGCTGCGGGACAAGCTGTTGAAGGTATTGCGAGACAACCAGAGGCGGAGGGTAAAATACGAGGCACCTTACTGCTAAGTTTAGCTTTTATGGAAGCTTTAACTATTTATGGATTAGTTGTAGCTCTGGCACTTTTATTTGCTAATCCATTTGTTTGA